AAAAGGAATATTATATTATGCTCTTCATGTTTTAATGCAAATAGGACATTAGTTTGCCAAAGAATACTTGAGAGGCTGCTGCCGTTACAACCCCGATCTCCcctttttcctttgcctttttgAAAGAGCCGCTATGATCTGCACCAGTAGGGGAAAAAAAAATTGCGACATTTAGCAGTATATTCTTTCTGACAAATTCTTGAGTGCACCTTTGATAGTTTCTGAAGCAAAGAATCTCGTGTTGCTTTCTGTTCTGATTCTGCAAACAAGCACTCTTGATGTTCATGCCAGTCATGTTCTCTTTTTACATATCCTCTTTTCTATTCAAGCTTGACGATAAAGACAAATTGCGAAGAATGTGTAGATTTGTGAATATTTGTTTTATGGCTGTTTcttgtgtttttctttccttgagccagtggtctatcggaaacaacctctctaccctcaAGGttggtctgcgtacacactaccctccccagaccccactcgtgggattatactgggtttgttgtcgTCGTTGTTGTTTCTTGTGTTGTTTAGTCCTCCTGGATTTTGAGTTCCTTGCTACCTAACATGTGATGCAGTTTGAAGATGTCACATTTGATTGGCTCTACTGGCCACAAGCTCGTCGGCCTTTTAGCTGTGAGACCATCGAATACATTAAATCACTTGATACTGAGGAAGACATAGGCTTATTGAAGTTCTATGGGTGGGACATACCTTTGGAAAGTGCTCGCATACTCCGAATCTCCACCATGCTTTTGAAGAAAGGTGCAGAGAGGGGTCTCACACCATTTACCATAGGGAACATCATGTGCAGGGAAACTGTGAAGAAGGAATCTGTGATCGAGGAGATTTGTCAAGAAGCGTTGGACTCTATGCTCCCTGGCTCAAGTGAAGATGCATTCCTTGAATCCGTCTCCCATGTAATGGACCGCCGTCTTGATGAGATTGACTAAATGACATTTCACTAAAGAATTGGActatcaaaagaaaagaaaagacacaATCTTTGATTCTTTTAGCAGTTAACTGAAAATGACTTGCTAAGCTATTAGCAAGTTCTCTATCAGTATCAATTGTAAAAATACTGTATTCATTTTTATATATGGATAAAGTAAAAGACACAATATGCTTCTCATTTCTCAGATAGTTTATGTTCTTGTTTAGCTCTTAAATGTTGATATAACCCTTATGAATGCTGATAACCTTCTATTGAGTTTCCTACTGAGAGCGACTCATGTAAAACTAATACGCCATATTAACCATGTATGATCCTTATGCATCTAAGCCTAGCTTTGCCTTGCTAGAGTGGCTTCATGtttgttattctttttttttttttgttgtcgaATTTGATGTTGGTGTATAGTTGAATTTGGCTAAATGaattgcaaaaaaataaaaaaaaaaaaaaaataaaaaaataaaaatggttgaggatattccttttttttgtttctgGTGTTTTAGTTACTATCTTGGCTTCGGTTTTGTATTGTTACTACTTGTTGCCAATGcttctttcatcttttctttagcCGAGAGTCAATCGGAAACAATATTTCTGTCCTTTCAGGCAGGGGCGGATGTAGTGTGTTAGCGACGGGTAAGCTGTGGCCTTAGTAGTTTGGCATCATACGTATTTCCTTTATTTTTGATAAAGTGAGAAATCCACGAGGCGGTGGCACACTATTCTTGATGCGTAAGGCCGACCACTCTCCACGTAAACACTAAACGTTCTGTCTGCAGCAACATTAGAATATGTAACTGGCTTAAATAAGTCTCTTAGCGATTTAGAAGTCGCATtaaatgcgatttataagtcgAATATGCCATTGATAAATCTCATTAACCAATGTGATTTTTCAGTCACATTAAATGAGATTTATAAGTCGTTCACCAAATGAATTTATAAGTGGCATTCATGAGTTGCTTCCTCGAACCTTTAACTTTTGGAAATTTATAAAGTTCTTCCGTATTtaggtgaaattcaaaaataatcagACAGCCAAagtttcaaaaataatcaaaatttagctatttttcatgtaaagataaatgtgaacaaaaacactgttcaaaatccgaaaaatattccagcataatatgctgaagttCGGATCATTTACATGTTAACTTCCAGCATAACATactggaatttcataatgtgctggaatttcaacataatatgttggaagttcatacacaagtgctaatctccagtatattatgctggaacttccgtgtgttggagttccagcataatatgctggaagttcatatacaggtgctccaatcgccagtatattatgctggaactttccgtgtgctggaataccagcataatatgctggaagttcatacacatgtgctccaatctccagtatattatgctggaacttttcgtgttgcagcaaaatagtgactatttttcaatgactttgcaaatgctggctatttttcaattatcagtccgaaaactggttagcccgtgctattttaactgTGTATTTACCAGTAGGGCACAAAAAAGATTTTCCGAAATTTAGCAGTATATTCTTTCTGAAAAATTCTTGAGGGCACCTTTAATAGTTTCTGAAGCAAAGAATCTCGTGTTGCTCTCTGCTCTGATCCTGCAAACGAGCACTCTTTAATGTTCATGCCAGTCATGTTCTCTTTTTACATATCCTCTTTTTAATTCAAGATTGGCGATAATGCAAACATATGTTGAGATGTGTAGATTAGTCAATACTATTTGTTTTATGGCTGTTTCTTATGTTGTTTATTCCTCTTGGATTTTGAGTTCCTTACTACTTCAAACTGAAATGCAGATCGTCTGTACCCTTTGCATGCCAAATGGTGGCTTTAAGTACTTTTTTATAACCGGAAAATTCCCCAAGGGTCAATCGCACGCAGTGGCAGAGCCAGAATTTTCATTAAGGgaagtcaaaatataaaaaaataaactcaccaagaagtcaaggggtgtcaatacatagtatatatacatattttataaaaaattacctaactacacagtgtaattttccgACAAAGGGATGTCGGTTGACACCCCTTAagcatgtggctccgccactggttgCACATGCCACACGGTTTAAAAACTCAATGGATAATAAGGCCGCTCCTCTACCATTCTCTCTTAAAATATCAGGCCATCAAATTTGAATCCGTAGCGCCTAACCCGCACATTACACACTGCGTTCTTACCACTAGACTAAAGCCCTAGGTACAATGGTGACATTATTTCCTTACCAAATTTTAAGCGTCTCTTTACTTATCACAAACTTGCAATAGCACAAGCACACAAGTAGGTATCTTCATTAGGAAAAATAAGTTAGATGTTTATGGTACATGCTCTTTCAAGCgttaataacaaaacaaaaaaaaactcttGTCAGTTCATACACATGAACTAAACTTTCCACACATTTTTCAAAGAATCTTCAACGTCTTGAATTCGCTTCTGTCCAGAAAATTCAGCACATGGTACAACAAAAATAGCACAATTCGAATTAGCATTAAGTACAGAGGTTGGGCATACATACTCCCCCATCAGGATTCTGCTGTTCTTTCCATATTCTTCCAGTTACTCGTAGTTTAAGCTCCTTTCTCTCTCCACCAGAAAAGAAAAGGGCCATGTTACGTTGTATAACGAGTCCATCGTGGCTATCCCTAACTTTCCGGTGACTGTCTCTTATGCTTCGGGGCGTACCTTCCCATGTAAGTTTTCTTCCATTACCCCCAACTTCCAAGCTGTAGCTATAGTTTCGAGCCTCTATCTCATCTCCCATAAAACGAAGAAATGCCATGTAAACAGGAGCTGTTCCGAGCTGAAAGGCTTCAAAATGGAGACAGAAGCATTGACCAAAACAATTGAAAACCTGAAAAGAGTAAAACAAGCACAACATACAAGCTATGAGATTATAACTCGAAAATTCAGCAGCAGAAGCAGGAGTGTAATTCTTGATCAGAAGCTTCCCACGAGATCAAACTAAACTTTAATTGGGCGTCAACATTTGAAGAAGTGAACAAATGAATAAATCACTGTAGTGATAAGTGGTGTCATTGTTTTTCATATTTCCTCAACTGCTTTCTCCTTTGAACCAATTTTGCAGATGTCGATGTTACTGCTAATGTGAACGATGTTTCGGCTTTGATTGGCCAAAATAActtaaatgatgaaaaagttgTGACAATGAAATAGTGCAGAATATCAGGACGGAGGACTAAACAAAGTCACGCAACAATAGATAGGATACGTCCACATATGACGAGCCATTTTATAAAGTGTCAAGAGCATCATCAGGAGTGTAATAACAAAACAGATGTAACAGGTGACAGCTAAAGTTTTACGTAAACGCATGAAATAGTTATGCACCTTCTAAATGTTGAGAGCCTTGATCAAATATCACATGCTCAGCTTTTGAAGAACATGTTAAACTCAACAAAGCTAAAGTCCTTTTAATGAATATACCGGAAAAAAAAGGAAGATTTCCAACTTACTGTTAACATCCACGTCGCATTTTCAACTTCTCGAGGGTTAGATTTGACATAGCGATGGTTAAAAGTGCACCCCGAATGCATGTCTACCTTGTGATCATCCCTCAAATGAGCAACCAAGTAAGGAATATCACCGACAACCGAGCACTCAGACCCAGCATAAGGGCAGTTGTATGGTCTAAAGTTGCATATTGCTTCATGTTTTAGCTTACTGTAATAAGGAAATATCTCAGGACACCCAACAGAACCATATTTGCAAGGGAGCTCGAGTGATTCAGCCACTTTTTCCAGTGCTAAGCATCTGATATCTCCAAGCTCTTGTCTACAAGTGGGACATCGGTTGTGTGCCCTCGCTTTACATGTCGAACAGATCGTGTGTCCATTGTGGCACTGCAGCAATACATGCAAAAGTGAAACATAAAATTATTGACAAACAAAGAGTTGCAGTGAGCATTCCCAGTTGAGACTAATCAGATTCTCTTTTAGCTGACCAGTTGTAACAATGATTTGCTATCCGTATCGATGGTAGCTAACTACAATATTTAAGGAGAACTGCATGGACTAGTGCTCAGACTTAAAAAAAGGCTCCTATTAAATAAGTAGAGAAAAATCTAAGCCATCACCTTGGCACACACATGCACagaaaaaattaagaagaaattAGGCATCATTGCGAGCGGTTAGTTAGTAAAAAGATACCAGGAAGCCTCCTAGCATTCAGTACCAAGAGACGAAGGCACATATTATCTGTCTTTAAAACATGCATAATTTTGCATGAAAAAATATATCATAaagagttgaaacttgaaaagtattacttgagccaccccacctgctcaaatAGAAGCCTCAAAGttgttaaaattaaaaaaaaaggttcaTTGGTCAAGCTTCTAAAGAaagttttcaaaaataataaGGTTGCAGATATTCTTCTAGACGAAACCTCATGAGCAAAGAGCAATAGAATAACTAAGTTACTTTTACACTCCCCTAAGTTCCTCGTACAGTTTTCCTTCCCATCTCTTACTATTAGCAACGGAGCAAAATGGAAAAGATCCTAGGTGTGATTTCGAACATCATCATCCTGCTCCCAATTCTCATAGTTTCTGACAACAAAAAAAGGGCTGAAGATCTATTTTATTTCACCTTAACTGCATCCTTTCGAGGGCTTTTTACAAAGTAGTTACTACTCTTTAATGACTACATAGGAAATAAAAGGCTCTGATTTTCATTGAACTAGGAAAACTGTACACAGCATAGGTTTTACTCAAGATGAACATCGATGTTAATAGGAACCTTCGTTTGAGACCATCAACTTGAGCCCAAAATACCGTCATCCAACACTCATAACAGAACTGAACTAATTCATAAAGTTATACCCCATGTCAGTTTAAGCCATAGTTACAAACAAAAATCATTGGTTGGTACATATAAGCTGCGGATCATAGGATACCACAATGCCTGTAACCAAAATTCATGCCATTGTCAGATGGCAAGGTAAAAAACACTAACAATTTGAATTCAATACATTCAAATTATTGTGTCTCAGGTAAGAATTCAATAGTGATAGCATGTGAACATCTTTAACAAGATCCACATATTATTAGCGGTAATCGTGCGTGAATCATGAAGCTTTAATTTGAAATTGAGTGCAAAAAAATTTCAGTCTAACTCCTTTGCTTTTCTTATTAGTAATAACGACTGATTACTGCTTACTCTAAAATTCCTTACTATTATGTAGAACTGATCTTTAGAAATTTGCCGTAACTCTCTCCTCCTATTTAGGCTCTTTTCTGATAGGTATTATCTTTTTCAAGTTTATCTTGTTGCTGCATCTGCTGTACATATCTGTATAAATGGTCTGCCATACAATCAAATAACATCGCAGTATTTTTCATTTTCTACTTTCTTCTCTTTTATGGTATCAGAGCGACACTAAACTCCCACGAGTCGATCCTCTATTTATTTTTTCCGCTTACTAGCCCAACCACTCAAATGGCCGCCAATAATTCTGTGACCAATGCTAATGGAGTCAACAACGCCATTACTATTGTCCAATTCAATCCCCTTACGCAACTGCCCATAAAATTAACTAGCAGTCACAATTTCTCCAAGTTACAATGCTTATGCATGGTCGCAATCTCTATGGGCATCTCGATGGCTCCATCCCTGCCCCTACACCTTTTCCTAAAGCACGAGGAAGACAAGAAGCCTTTGTCAACACCTATTACCACTGCTGTAGCACAAAAGACTACACCAACTCCTCGTCAGGGTAATAATCCTAACTCCAGGTCCGAATGCACCTGCCAACAATCAGCAATGGCAAGCACAACCGTGGCGCCCAGTACGAAGAAACAAGCAGCAGCAACCCTTTGACAAAAACCTTCGCTGCCAACTATGTGATCGTGTAGGTCATTCTGGTAGAGTATGCAGATCGCAGTCACATGATCATCTGCAAGCTCGGGCAAACTTTGCTGCTCGTTTTTCTCCTCAACAGACCCCGTGGATCGTGGATAGTGGAGCCACTCATCATATTGCATCTGATGCTCAAAGCCTAACCTCTGTACATGATTACCACGACACCGAAGAGATAACTATGGGAAATGGTAACACCATACCAATATCCCATACCGGTAACGTTAACATAAGTGCTTCAAATCATAATTTCAAATTTCTCAATACCTTATGCTCTTCTGCCATAAAAAGTAACCTTATTTCTGTTTCTAAGTTTTGTCGTGATAATCATTCATTTATTGAATTCTTTCCTTTTCATTATCTTGTGAAGGATCTGTGTACGGGGGCGTCTCTAGTTCGCGGGCAGAATAAAGATGGGTTGTACGAGTGGCCACTGGGTTGTGCACATCGTCCTCCTCAATGCAATGCGGTTGTTCTAATTCACCTGTGGCATCGACGTTTAGGTCATCCTAGTCGTCGCGTTTTAAATATTATCTTGAATaatttttctcttcttgtttcaGATCCTAAAGCTAGTTTCATTTGTAATTCCTGTTCAGGTTGACTTTTTCCGAAAATTCATTGCAAAGTAATAAGCCACTGCAAATCCTTTATAGCGATTTTTGGGGTCCGTCTCCGGTTTTGTCAATTGATAAAAGAAGATATTATGTGTTATTTGTGGgccaattttcaaaatacaagtGGTTGTTCACTttgaaatcaaaaaatgaaacgCTTGGAAGTTTTTCAAACTTTGCATCCATTGCTTGAACACAAATTCAACACCAAAATTCAATCTCTTTACACTGATGGTGGTGGTGAATTTCAAAGTTTACAGTCCTATCTCAAAACATATGGCATAGAACACTTAGTGTCACCCCCATATACTCCGCAAAGAGTTGCTCTAGTCGAAAGACGGCACCGACATATTATTGAAACTGCTAAAACCTTGCTGCACCAAGCATCTTTACCCTCACACTTTTGGAGTTTTGCCGGTCAACAAGTTGTTTATCTTATAAACATGCTCACTACACCCAATCTTCAGCATAAGCTCCCCtttgaaattttatttcaaaCTATGCCCAAGTATGACTCCATTAAAGTATTTGGATGCTTGTGCTATCCATGGCTCAAACCATAtgctaaaaataaattagagCCCCGTTTGACAGCATGCGTTTATTTAGGAATTTCAAATAAACATTACTGCCATCAATGTTTTGATCCTTTaactttcaaaatttatttatCACGTGATGTCTTATTTCTGGAAAATCAGTTCccatttgaaaatattttttcccattTGAAAATTACACTCAATAAAAATGTATCTTGGGAGATTTGTTCAACTGAACAACCACAAATGGATAATACTTTGAGTTCAAATGTCTGTTATGAGCTTCCTACTCAAAATGTACAACAGCCCGTGGACACTCATTCACTCGTCTCCTCTGCCCCAACAGGTGCCACCATCTCAGGTAATTCAGTTTCTCGCTTATCTGACACTTCCTCTCCTTCTCTAACATCTCTGCTGCCCCTTCCTCTTGCCACACCAAACTCAGATGTCAGCCATGATTCCCCTCAACCAAATCGTTCTGCTTCACCAGTTCACCCTTCTCCCCATTTAAACGCTCAGCCTCAATCCACAATAATCACTTACCAGCGCCGAAATAAGTCCACTGGACCTCTGACCCAGAACCCTATGATACAACCTTCTTCCTCGTCACTTGTCCCACCTTCCATCGCCTCACAACCTTCCTTTGTTGCCTCTGACTCTACAGTGACATCCACTCATCATATGGTTACTCGGTCTAAGACCAACAGCCTTAAGCCTAAACAATTTCACACTGTTGTTCAAACCACTTCCTCCATACCTAGAACCTTTAAGCAAGCTCAACAAGTCCCACACCGGCAATGAAGCTATGAAAAATGAATTTGAAGCCTTAGTTCGGAACCGGACATGGGATCTGGTACCATGTGATCCTTCGAAAAACGTGGTGGATTGTAAGTGGCTTTTTCGAGTTAAATATCATCCTGATGGTTCTGTTGGCAGGTACAAAGCTCGCCTAGTTGCCAAAGGGTTCATACAACGACCTGGCCTTGATTTTCAATGTACTTTTAGTCATGTGGTAAAGCTCGCAACTGTTCGACTCGTTCttgcaattgcgacaaaacagAGTTGGCCCATCCGTCAACTTGATATCAATAATGCCTTCCTGCAAGGTCGTCTTGACGAGGAGGTCTATATGCGCCAACCACCTGGTTTCGAAACTTCTACACATCCTACACATGTTTGCAAGCTGCACAAAGCTATATATGGCCTCAAACAAGCTCCCAGGGCGTGGTACACTGAACTCAAAAATTATCTTGTTACTTCGGGATTTATTAAATCCCAATTTGATTCATCATTGATCATCATGCATAATTCTGAGTTTACTACTTATATActagtttatgttgatgacataattgtTACGGGCAATCAAATTCGTGATGTTCAAAACATTATTGAAAATCTGCAACCCGATTCTCACTAAAGGATCTTGGTCCACTTCATTATTTCCATGGTGTTGAAGTCTTTTCTTATCCAGGTGGTCTTTTGTTGTCTCAACAAAAATACATTACAGATCTGTTACAGGAAGTTAATATGCACAATTGCAAGGGTGTTCCAACGCCAATGGCTTCTACTGTTGTTTTCCTAGAATCTGCCAAAGATTCTCTAGTAGATGGCTCTCTTTATAGGCGGATAATTGGTAAACTTCATTATCTTTCCTTTACACGTCCGAACATCGCTTTTGTTGTTAGCAAACTCTCACAGTCCATGCACCAACCCTTAATATCTCATTGGACAGCCATGAAGCGTCTTCTTCGGTATCTTCACCGGACATCTTCGTTTGGTCTCTGAATTGCTAAAGAACGTGATCATCGTCTTCTAGCGTACTCGGATTCTGACGGGTCTGGAGATCCTCTTGA
The sequence above is drawn from the Nicotiana tabacum cultivar K326 chromosome 13, ASM71507v2, whole genome shotgun sequence genome and encodes:
- the LOC107784733 gene encoding E3 ubiquitin-protein ligase SINAT5 is translated as MELDSIECISSSDGIIEDDEIPLHHPHIIHSQFPSSKSPLNINNNINNNSNSNNSDGISIHSTTSVHELLECPVCTNSMYPPIHQCHNGHTICSTCKARAHNRCPTCRQELGDIRCLALEKVAESLELPCKYGSVGCPEIFPYYSKLKHEAICNFRPYNCPYAGSECSVVGDIPYLVAHLRDDHKVDMHSGCTFNHRYVKSNPREVENATWMLTVFNCFGQCFCLHFEAFQLGTAPVYMAFLRFMGDEIEARNYSYSLEVGGNGRKLTWEGTPRSIRDSHRKVRDSHDGLVIQRNMALFFSGGERKELKLRVTGRIWKEQQNPDGGVCMPNLCT